The DNA window AGTACGAGCCGCCGGAGCGGGCGTGACGATGCAGGGCCTTCGGCACACATCCGTGGCGCTCTTGTTGGTGGGAGCCCTGGCGACGCTTCCCGTGCTCACCGCCTCGGCGGACCAGGCAGGTCTCGACCTGAGCGTGCACGGCATCGACGCGGACTCGTACCCGCTGGTCACGCTCGAGATCGGGCTGCCCGCGGAGATGCTCGATCGCGAGGGTCTCGCGCATCCGGAGTTCGAGGTGACCGAGAACGGGGAGGCGGTCTGGCTGGCCAGGTCGTCACGCTTGGACCCGGAGGCCTCGGACGTGAACATCGTCCTGGTCATGGACACGAGCCGCAGCATGAAGGGCAGACCGCTCGAGGACGCGCAACAGGCTGCGAGGACGTTCTGCGCCGACATGGGCGGGCGCGCGCCCGTAGCGCTGGTAGCGTTCAGCTCCGAGCCGGAAGTCGTCGTGCCTTTCACGAGGGACCGGGACTCTCTCCTGCGGGGAGTCGAGTCGCTGACGGCACATGGCGGGACGGCCGTGTATGACGCACTGGTCACCTCGGCGCGGATCCTGTCCGTGACGCGGGAGGGGAGGCGTGTCGTCGTGCTGTTGTCCGACGGCGGGGACACGTCTAGCGTACGCAACCTCGATATGACGGTACGGGCACTGCAGGATGCGAACGCGGTGGTGCTCTCCGTGGCCCTGCGATCCCCCGACCTCAACGAGAGCGCTCTCGGCACTCTGGCCTCCCGGACGCGGGGCAGGAGCGTCTCGTTCGCGGACAGCGGCGGCCTCTCGGACTACTACGCGGGGCTGGCGCGCGAGTTCAGCAGCGTCTACTCGGTCACCTACAGGAGCTCGGAGCCCCATACGAAGGACATCGAGGTGGACATCCGTGCCGAGGCCGGCGGCAGGCATGCCACGGCCGCCACCGTGTTTCCCAACCCGGCGTACCTCCAGGCCGTGGAGTGGGCGGGCACGGGGCTTTCGGTCCCCGCCGCCGCCCCCGCCTACCTCGTCGGCTCCGTCTCGCTCGCGTTCGGCTCCGTCGTCATCCTGGCATTCGCCGGACTGTTGTCGCTCCTCGGAAGGCGGGGACGACTCGACCAGCTCCGATACTACGACCAACTGCACGGCGAGACCGGCGCACCTCGCGATCCGGAACGCGACCTGTGCGCGAGGGTCGTCGAGGCTGTGGGAGCGGTGGCGGGACGGCGCGGCTTCACCCAGCCCATAGCCCAGAAGCTCGAGAGGGCGGGCGTCTCCCTGAGGCCGGCCGAGTACATCACCGCTCACATCACAACGGTCGTGCTCCTCGGCTGGGTCGTCCAGATGCTTTCCGGCGATCTGACGCTGAGCCTCGTGACCATCGTGCTCGCCAGCGTCGGCCCGCTCGCGCTCCTGGATGGCAAGGGCCGAAGGCGGACGGCGGCGTTCGACGCCCAGCTGCCGGATGTCCTGAACCTGGTCGCCGGAGGCCTTCGGACCGGCTGGGGCCTGCAGCAGGCGCTCGAACTGGTGGTCAACGAGGGCAGGCCGCCCGCTTCCGTCGAGTTCAAGCGCGTGCAGATCGAGACGCGGCTGGGTGTGCCGGTCGAGCAGTCGCTCCAAGGGGTCGCGGACAGGCTCGGCAGCCGGCAGTTCGCCTGGGTCGTCGTGGCCGTCGCGATCCAGCGCGAAGTCGGGGGGAACCTCGCCGAGGTGCTCGACAACGTAGCGCGTTCCGTTCGCGACCGCGAGGCGCTGGAGCGCCAGGTCGAGGCGCTCACGGCCGAAGGCAAGCTCTCCGCGATCATCCTGACGGTCCTGCCGTTCGCGGTCGCGGGCGGGCTCTGGCTCATGAGCCCGACGTACATGATGACGGCGATCGGCAGCCCACTGGGAGCGGCGATGTTCACCAGCGCCGGGCTTCTGCTGTTCGTCGGCGTCATGTGGCTCAGGCGGGTATCGAGGATCGAGTACTGAGATGACTGTGACTATCGCGTTGGTGTTCGCGGCCGCGGCGCTCTTCGCGTACGGCGGCATGTCGATGGTCTTCGGCGACGAGAAGCTGGTCGCACGCCGCCTGAAGGGTATGACCGACTACGAGATGGCGCAGATACGGGAAGCCGAGCCGGTCCTGCAGTCGTTCCAGGAGCGCGTGCTGGTCCCGTTCGGCAGGGGCGTGCATGGCCTCCTCCAGCGTGTGTGGCCGAAGGAGTACTGGAGCCGCCTCTCCGCTCGGGTCACCATCGCGGGCAGGCCCGGCGGGATGGGCGCCGAGTCGTTCTTCGCCGTGAAGCTGGGCACGGCCCTGCTGCTGCCGTCGCTGGCCGCCGCCCTCATCGCGTTCCTCCCTTGGTCGTTCGGCATGAAGCTCCTGTTCCTCGCGGTGCTTGCGGTGCTCGCATACCTGTCGCCGAACCTGTGGCTCTCCTCCGTCACCCGTTCCCGCCAGGACGGGATCCGTCGCGAGTTGCCGGACATGCTGGACATGCTGACGATAAGCGTCGAGGCGGGTCTGGGTTTCGACGCCGCGCTGTCGAAGTACGTCAAGAACAGCGACGGCGCGCTCGCGCGCGAGTTCGGGAGGGCCCTGCAGGAGGTGCAGGCCGGAGCGTCGCGCAAGGAGGCGTTGAAGCGTCTGGCGGAGCGAGCTGACGTCACCCCCCTCAGCTCGTTCGTCTCGGCGATGGTCCAGGCCGACGTCCTCGGGATGAGCATCGCGAACGTCCTGCGCGTGCAATCGGAGGAGATGCGTCTGAGGAGGCGCCAGCACGCCGAGCGCCAGGCTCAGAAGCTGCCGGTGAAGATGATCTTCCCTGTCATCCTGTTCATCCTGCCCGCGACTCTGATCGTCGTGCTCGGCCCCGCGATGATCGC is part of the Coriobacteriia bacterium genome and encodes:
- a CDS encoding VWA domain-containing protein; amino-acid sequence: MTMQGLRHTSVALLLVGALATLPVLTASADQAGLDLSVHGIDADSYPLVTLEIGLPAEMLDREGLAHPEFEVTENGEAVWLARSSRLDPEASDVNIVLVMDTSRSMKGRPLEDAQQAARTFCADMGGRAPVALVAFSSEPEVVVPFTRDRDSLLRGVESLTAHGGTAVYDALVTSARILSVTREGRRVVVLLSDGGDTSSVRNLDMTVRALQDANAVVLSVALRSPDLNESALGTLASRTRGRSVSFADSGGLSDYYAGLAREFSSVYSVTYRSSEPHTKDIEVDIRAEAGGRHATAATVFPNPAYLQAVEWAGTGLSVPAAAPAYLVGSVSLAFGSVVILAFAGLLSLLGRRGRLDQLRYYDQLHGETGAPRDPERDLCARVVEAVGAVAGRRGFTQPIAQKLERAGVSLRPAEYITAHITTVVLLGWVVQMLSGDLTLSLVTIVLASVGPLALLDGKGRRRTAAFDAQLPDVLNLVAGGLRTGWGLQQALELVVNEGRPPASVEFKRVQIETRLGVPVEQSLQGVADRLGSRQFAWVVVAVAIQREVGGNLAEVLDNVARSVRDREALERQVEALTAEGKLSAIILTVLPFAVAGGLWLMSPTYMMTAIGSPLGAAMFTSAGLLLFVGVMWLRRVSRIEY
- a CDS encoding type II secretion system F family protein translates to MTVTIALVFAAAALFAYGGMSMVFGDEKLVARRLKGMTDYEMAQIREAEPVLQSFQERVLVPFGRGVHGLLQRVWPKEYWSRLSARVTIAGRPGGMGAESFFAVKLGTALLLPSLAAALIAFLPWSFGMKLLFLAVLAVLAYLSPNLWLSSVTRSRQDGIRRELPDMLDMLTISVEAGLGFDAALSKYVKNSDGALAREFGRALQEVQAGASRKEALKRLAERADVTPLSSFVSAMVQADVLGMSIANVLRVQSEEMRLRRRQHAERQAQKLPVKMIFPVILFILPATLIVVLGPAMIALMRLFGGNG